A section of the Leptospira kobayashii genome encodes:
- the gspE gene encoding type II secretion system ATPase GspE, with translation MRKSLGQILLEDGILTVKDLDDLTKQQEKTNLPLTHIIQKKGLASEIDILKALSKLHRLEFREKLEFQQNEEIYARIPLKLVQRSKIVPFSVEKNKIKVATSDPTDLHPMDDIRSFLKGYDIEFVLAPEQEIMRIVHSQFDKSTAEAKEMMDEMDGSFGDLSDAFETDALDLSNEAPIIKMVNVILSQAVSERASDIHIEPFEKTVIVRYRVDGVLQKVLSPPKSYLAGISTRIKIMSNLNIAENRLPQDGRIKLRLAGKDVDVRVSIIPCQFGERIVMRLLNKTDQKYSIYTMGFTDHILNTFKDLIYKPYGIILVTGPTGSGKSTTLYSALTEINTEERNIITCEDPVEYQIDGISQMQMNDKIGLTFAAGLRSILRQDPDVVMVGEIRDEETARIAIQASLTGHLVFSTLHTNDAASSVTRLADMGIEPYLITSTVLGFMAQRLVRVICKDCKVAYKPTDKDLAGLGISRKELKNGVLYKGKGCPTCMNSGYKGRTGIYELMIIDDDIKKAVLQGADSNRIKEIALKNGLSTLRDYGKIKVIQGVTTPDEVIRVA, from the coding sequence ATGAGAAAAAGCCTAGGGCAAATCCTCTTAGAAGACGGGATTCTTACTGTTAAGGATCTCGACGATTTAACCAAACAACAAGAAAAAACAAACCTCCCTCTAACGCATATTATACAAAAGAAGGGTCTTGCTTCGGAGATAGATATCCTCAAGGCACTTTCCAAATTACATAGATTGGAGTTCCGTGAAAAATTGGAATTCCAGCAAAACGAAGAAATTTACGCACGCATTCCTCTAAAACTCGTTCAAAGATCCAAAATAGTACCTTTTTCCGTTGAAAAAAACAAAATCAAAGTAGCAACGAGTGATCCTACTGATTTGCATCCTATGGATGATATCCGCTCCTTTTTGAAAGGTTATGATATAGAATTTGTTTTAGCTCCCGAACAGGAAATCATGCGAATTGTACATTCGCAATTCGATAAGAGTACTGCCGAAGCGAAAGAGATGATGGATGAGATGGACGGGTCTTTCGGAGACCTTTCCGATGCATTCGAAACGGATGCGCTTGATCTTTCCAACGAAGCACCTATCATTAAGATGGTGAACGTGATTCTTTCGCAGGCAGTTTCGGAAAGAGCTTCGGATATTCACATCGAGCCGTTTGAGAAAACAGTCATCGTACGTTACCGGGTGGACGGGGTATTGCAAAAAGTCCTTTCTCCCCCTAAGTCATATTTGGCGGGAATTTCCACTCGTATCAAAATCATGTCCAATCTGAACATCGCAGAGAACAGGCTTCCTCAGGACGGTCGGATCAAACTCAGGCTTGCCGGAAAAGACGTGGACGTAAGGGTTTCCATCATTCCTTGCCAGTTCGGCGAACGGATTGTAATGCGGTTATTGAATAAAACCGATCAGAAATATTCCATTTATACGATGGGATTCACCGATCATATTCTAAATACATTCAAGGATTTGATTTACAAACCCTACGGAATCATTCTGGTAACGGGACCTACCGGTTCGGGAAAATCAACCACTCTCTATTCCGCACTCACCGAAATCAATACGGAAGAAAGGAACATCATCACTTGCGAAGATCCTGTGGAATATCAGATTGATGGTATCTCTCAAATGCAGATGAACGACAAAATCGGACTTACGTTTGCAGCGGGACTTCGTTCTATTCTTCGTCAGGATCCGGACGTGGTAATGGTGGGGGAAATCCGGGATGAGGAGACCGCGCGGATCGCCATTCAAGCTTCTCTTACGGGTCACTTGGTATTCTCCACACTGCATACGAACGATGCCGCCTCATCTGTGACTCGTTTGGCGGATATGGGGATCGAGCCTTATTTGATTACTTCCACGGTTCTGGGTTTTATGGCGCAACGACTGGTGCGTGTTATTTGTAAGGATTGTAAAGTAGCTTACAAACCTACCGACAAGGATTTGGCGGGTCTTGGAATTTCCAGAAAAGAACTGAAAAATGGAGTACTTTACAAAGGTAAAGGATGTCCAACCTGTATGAACTCAGGTTATAAAGGTAGAACAGGTATTTACGAGCTGATGATCATCGACGATGATATTAAAAAAGCCGTTTTACAAGGTGCTGACTCCAACCGGATCAAGGAAATCGCATTAAAAAACGGACTTTCTACATTGAGAGATTACGGAAAAATCAAAGTGATCCAAGGGGTTACGACTCCTGATGAAGTGATTCGGGTAGCGTAA
- a CDS encoding type II secretion system F family protein, protein MPLFTYVAFNRKGKEEKGIVDANNVQAARNKLKVKGLYVRSILEDREKEERELFPFLSQFLYRIPRKEVGLFSKQLGTLLGAGIPLDRCLASIIDQTENIYLKKVLIEIRADITEGLSLSESMKKHPTVFPDQYPSLISVGESTGNYEDTLTRLAELEEKSAELKSKVQVAMIYPIIMGTLSLAVSVFLLIVVIPQIEQLFASFNATLPLITRIVIGLSYFLTNYWWLIIISLVVSGFSFGKWKSTENGRKSWDRILLKIPVIGPLLKKVMVSNFARNLSILLMNRVPLITSLQIVSDVVNHTVFREEIAQAIIKIKEGGKLSDSLQGSQILSQMVLGMLNAGEASDRVPEMMTKLSEIYESEVDTAIKSLTQSLEPIMILVMGGIIFTIMAAIMTPMYKLTQEIQNM, encoded by the coding sequence ATGCCATTATTTACGTACGTAGCATTCAACCGGAAGGGCAAAGAGGAAAAGGGCATTGTAGATGCAAACAATGTTCAGGCTGCCCGTAATAAATTAAAAGTGAAGGGACTTTACGTCCGTTCGATCTTGGAAGACCGCGAAAAAGAAGAAAGGGAGCTATTTCCTTTTCTTTCCCAGTTTTTATATCGTATTCCCAGAAAAGAGGTAGGACTTTTTTCCAAACAGTTAGGGACTCTTTTGGGGGCAGGAATTCCGCTTGACAGATGTTTGGCGTCTATCATCGATCAGACGGAAAACATCTACTTAAAAAAAGTTTTAATAGAAATCAGAGCGGACATCACGGAAGGTCTTTCCCTCTCCGAGTCCATGAAAAAACACCCGACCGTTTTTCCCGACCAGTATCCTTCTTTAATTTCCGTCGGAGAATCCACGGGAAATTATGAAGATACTCTTACCCGTTTGGCGGAACTGGAAGAAAAATCTGCGGAGCTAAAATCAAAAGTCCAGGTAGCGATGATTTATCCCATCATCATGGGAACATTGTCTTTGGCAGTGTCCGTGTTTTTACTCATCGTAGTGATTCCTCAAATTGAACAATTATTCGCATCCTTCAATGCTACCTTACCTTTGATCACAAGGATAGTCATCGGATTATCCTATTTTTTAACCAACTATTGGTGGTTGATTATTATCAGTTTGGTTGTAAGCGGATTTAGTTTCGGAAAATGGAAAAGTACCGAAAACGGCAGAAAGTCTTGGGATCGGATTCTTTTGAAGATTCCCGTGATCGGTCCGCTACTCAAAAAAGTGATGGTTTCCAATTTTGCGAGAAATCTATCCATTCTCCTGATGAACCGTGTTCCCTTGATTACATCTTTACAGATCGTGTCGGATGTGGTAAACCATACGGTGTTTAGGGAAGAAATTGCGCAAGCCATCATCAAAATCAAGGAAGGTGGAAAACTTTCCGATTCTTTGCAAGGATCTCAGATTTTATCTCAAATGGTGCTAGGTATGTTGAACGCTGGAGAAGCGTCCGATAGAGTTCCCGAGATGATGACCAAACTTTCCGAAATTTATGAAAGTGAAGTGGATACTGCAATAAAATCTTTGACCCAATCCTTGGAGCCGATCATGATTTTAGTTATGGGTGGTATCATCTTCACCATCATGGCGGCAATTATGACGCCAATGTACAAACTGACTCAAGAAATTCAAAATATGTAA
- the gspD gene encoding type II secretion system secretin GspD, whose protein sequence is MSLLYGTRMKRNFAVLLLFAIFYLIVTPTFSQEKVKLKSKSGNNSSAEPVSFTADWRDTELKDFLMGMSAIIKRNILIDDSVKGKKVTIISQKRVKVDDAYGFMKSVLESQGFGLIEENDLIKVVKIKDALAKSQIVRIGKDPIPESEIGLNKTITQIVPLEFSNALELEPILKRVTSVDTDIIIPKNQNTLIFSGSTADINKLLKLVDNLDVRIEGPGAISSAGDIHIYTLEYNEAEKLAAILVKLDMPDAPTAPPGSPPAEGGEIKQPPPVVPTPQNQNRPPGGKLEKIKAVAHKESNSLIVTATPQEWEEIKKIIKILDSARKQVLLEVLIVELTSTDLNDFGIDWRYQKLAYGQFNTGLAATGGVIDKNGRPTNVNTLSGFSLGFLKRGGEQIIGILNANSTNENFNVLSAPQILTLDNQEAEINVGQDVPVRTQNRNAGTGGDNAVTVANFEYRPTGIKLKFTPHINKNNRITLDLYQEIKNVAGISSEATGGNPTFNKRDIKTTIVVDNIQTIVIGGLLSNDRQKKVQKIPILGEIPLIGNLFRRTTNQLRKTNLMVFLTPHILEDREKSDRMTIQKKNEQERMVEDRDKRLR, encoded by the coding sequence CGGAACTCAAAGATTTCCTTATGGGAATGAGTGCCATCATCAAAAGAAACATTCTGATTGATGATTCCGTGAAAGGCAAAAAAGTTACGATCATCTCTCAGAAAAGAGTCAAAGTCGATGATGCCTACGGATTTATGAAATCCGTGCTAGAGTCCCAAGGTTTCGGTCTGATTGAAGAAAACGATCTCATCAAAGTGGTAAAGATAAAGGACGCACTTGCCAAATCCCAAATCGTTCGCATAGGAAAAGATCCGATTCCGGAAAGTGAAATCGGTTTGAATAAAACGATCACTCAAATCGTTCCTTTGGAGTTTTCAAATGCTCTCGAACTCGAGCCGATCTTAAAAAGAGTCACTTCCGTTGATACCGATATCATCATTCCTAAAAATCAAAACACTTTAATTTTCTCAGGTTCCACTGCGGACATTAACAAGTTACTTAAGTTAGTTGATAATCTTGATGTTAGAATCGAAGGCCCCGGTGCGATTTCCTCGGCGGGAGACATTCATATCTATACATTGGAATACAATGAAGCTGAAAAATTGGCTGCAATTTTAGTTAAATTGGATATGCCGGATGCTCCCACCGCTCCGCCGGGAAGTCCTCCCGCAGAAGGGGGAGAAATCAAACAACCTCCTCCTGTTGTTCCAACTCCGCAAAATCAAAACCGTCCTCCCGGCGGAAAACTGGAAAAAATCAAAGCAGTCGCTCACAAAGAATCCAACTCTTTGATCGTAACTGCAACCCCGCAAGAATGGGAAGAAATCAAAAAAATCATCAAAATTCTGGACTCTGCCAGAAAACAGGTGTTACTCGAGGTTTTGATCGTGGAATTGACCTCTACGGATCTGAACGACTTCGGTATCGACTGGCGTTACCAAAAACTGGCGTATGGGCAGTTTAACACAGGTCTTGCGGCAACGGGCGGGGTTATTGATAAAAACGGTCGACCTACGAACGTAAACACTTTGTCCGGATTCTCCCTTGGGTTCTTAAAGAGAGGTGGGGAACAGATCATAGGTATCTTAAATGCCAATTCCACAAATGAAAACTTCAATGTATTGTCCGCTCCGCAAATTCTAACTTTGGACAATCAGGAAGCGGAGATCAACGTCGGACAGGATGTGCCCGTCAGAACCCAAAACAGAAATGCGGGAACAGGTGGAGACAACGCTGTAACGGTTGCGAACTTTGAATACCGACCAACAGGGATTAAATTAAAATTCACTCCTCATATCAATAAAAACAACCGCATCACTTTGGATTTATACCAGGAAATTAAGAACGTTGCGGGAATTTCTTCCGAAGCAACGGGAGGAAACCCTACCTTCAATAAACGGGATATCAAAACTACAATCGTAGTGGACAATATCCAAACTATTGTTATCGGGGGATTGCTTTCCAACGATAGACAAAAAAAGGTTCAGAAGATCCCGATTTTAGGTGAGATCCCTTTGATTGGAAATCTTTTCCGAAGAACGACAAACCAACTTAGAAAAACAAACCTAATGGTATTTTTGACTCCGCATATTCTGGAAGACAGGGAAAAATCCGATCGTATGACCATTCAAAAGAAAAACGAACAAGAAAGAATGGTCGAAGATAGAGATAAGAGATTGAGATGA